The Quercus robur chromosome 7, dhQueRobu3.1, whole genome shotgun sequence genome has a segment encoding these proteins:
- the LOC126692102 gene encoding uncharacterized protein LOC126692102, protein MSWCNLNGRWRSHETWKTIYLLFLGQVVSFVLALGSFTSSLIADLGVDAPLTQTLFPYFFLASVYGSILLYRRKRLLVSWYWYLLLGFVDVQGNYLVNKAYQFSSITSVTLLDCWTIPWVMILTWFFLGTRYSLWQLFSAAICIIGLGLVFLSDAGVGGGDGSKPLLGDVLVIAGTVFYAMSNVGEEFCVKKKNRIEVVAMIGVYGFLVSVVEVSIVELKSLESIEWSTDIILAFAGFAVSTFMFYTVAPFVLQLSGATMFNLSILTSDMWAVVIRIFFYHQQVDWLYYLSFAIVCIGLVIYSTTEKNYVPVPAIEDGNSNTQYEVLTEEIEATRNESLVS, encoded by the exons ATGAGCTGGTGCAATTTGAATGGCCGCTGGAGAAGCCATGAAACCTGGAAAACAATCTACCTACTGTTCCTGGGTCAGGTTGTCTCTTTTGTACTTGCACTCGGTAGCTTCACTTCGTCTCTGATAGCTGATCTTG GTGTAGATGCACCACTTACTCAGACTTTGTTTCCTTACTTCTTTTTGGCTTCAGTTTATGGGAGTATTTTGCTGTATAGGCGTAAGAGACTACTG GTTTCTTGGTATTGGTATCTCCTTTTAGGTTTTGTTGATGTTCAAGGGAATTATCTTG TTAATAAGGCATACCAGTTCTCATCAATCACCAGCGTGACGTTATTGGATTGTTGGACAATACCATGGGTCATGATTTTGACATGGTTCTTTCTAGGCACTCGGTATTCCCTGTGGCAGTTATTTAGTGCAGCCATCTGTATCATTGGCCTTGGCTTAGTGTTCCTCTCTGATGCTGGGGTGGGCGGTGGAG ATGGTTCGAAACCTCTGCTGGGGGATGTACTTGTCATTGCTGGGACAGTTTTCTATGCAATGAGCAATGTTGGTGAG GAATTCtgtgttaagaaaaaaaatcgcATTGAAGTAGTTGCGATGATTGGTGTCTATGGATTTCTAGTGAGTGTGGTTGAAGT ATCTATAGTGGAGCTCAAGAGTCTGGAATCAATTGAGTGGTCTACAGATATt ATATTAGCCTTTGCTGGGTTTGCTGTATCAACTTTTATGTTCTACACCGTTGCTCCTTTCGTTCTTCAG TTAAGTGGAGCAACGATGTTCAATCTCTCTATCCTAACTTCTGACATGTGGGCAGTTGTAATTCGCATTTTTTTCTACCACCAGCAG GTTGATTGGTTATACTATTTATCTTTTGCAATTGTGTGTATTGGACTTGTCATCTATTCAACAAC TGAGAAGAATTATGTTCCTGTACCTGCCATCGAGGATGGAAACTCCAATACACAATACGAAGTGCTTACTGAGGAAATTGAAGCGACTAGAAATGAGTCTTTGGTTTCGTGA